A stretch of DNA from Sylvia atricapilla isolate bSylAtr1 chromosome 3, bSylAtr1.pri, whole genome shotgun sequence:
AAGATTGCAGGAACAGGCTAGAAACCTCTTCCAGGGAGCCAAAACCTCAAAGGCATTGCTACCCCAAGACAGAGCAGCCCCTATGTCCACACCAAGCCCTCACAGCCCCCTTGCCCTTCATACACTGGTTTGGGAGCACTGATTTGCCCTTGGGGCTGCCAAGCAGATTTGCATGCCGTGAAGTTGGCTCTGtacctgctcctgctggcaaaGAGGGAGATCGTACAGGTGCATACAAGACCCTGTCTGTGAGAAGGGTTTCACAAACCCAGCATGCACCTTCCCCACTCACACAGATTTTACGACACTTTTGACCAAACCCATCAGATTCCCATATACAAACACAAGCCCTGGAAATAGATCTATCTGCATAGgtgtgtatatatctatatatagaGTTCTTGAAGGATGCGGCATAAAGCCCACTGCAGAGTGCAAGgaccaggcaggagctggctccagccctgccaggaagcagagaaatgcCTGGCCTTTCTTGTGCCAGGCTCACAGCTCACCATCAAAGTAGGATGCTGTTGCTCTGCCGAGTCCCTGAGCTCCACACCTCAGCGccaagcacacacagcagccacCCAGCAGACAGCACAGCCCTCCTAGGCAGGGATTTTCACAGTTCTCTCCTTACAGGTGCTGCCTCTCCTTGAGCTTTCCCTGCAACACCTTCCAGGGAAGGTCCCTGGCAGatctccccagcagcagagcacaggacagACTGTGCCCGGTGCTGGCTGGAgcaggtgcagggctggggctccagTCCATGGCCAGGGGACCCTTTGCTCAGGGGGCAGCCTTCCCTCAGAGCAGCCATGCCGCACCCTGCTCTTCTTCTCcctttaattcctttttaattaatCTCATCAAACGGCGCAGAGCAGGCTGGTGACTATGGAGGCaccctgccagctgcagtgTAGAGCCGGGTGCCAGCccccctgagcccagcagggagaagcaggacAGGTTGGGGGCACActtgaatttgaaaatattttatttgaatagtAAATAATTATACAGTTGAAACAATTCTATCGAAGCACTCTATAAATAGCTAACAGTTAAGAAAATAATGTGTGTAGAAAAAGAGATTGCATCTAAAAGTAAGAGCTGTTGGTTGCACGAGATAAAATGGTTAAGATCATGTGTTATTCTAGGTATAAAAGTTAAAACCTTTTTAGTAGAtcccttaagaaaaaaagacctTCTAAAACGCACAGTGAAATGGCAGGCGGGGAGACAAAAAAGCGCATCAGAATATCTGCAATCAAATAATATCAATATTcataattaatataaataaataacgAATAAATAACATAATTACTCAAACCAACATATACAGATAGACAATGCATGAGCTACCTTAAGGGCAAAACgaacagaaacagaaagttGGCATGTCACAGTTAAGGCAGTTTCTACAGCAGTTTCTGGAGACCATCAACAGCAGAGTCAAGGCATTTGTGGCTACACTAAAGGAAACACTCGTTTCTCTTATGCAGTTTGATCTGTTCACATCGataaaaaccaccacaaaagaacaaaatttaaaaaaaaaaaaaaaaaaaaaagaaaaaaataaaagagaaaaaagaaaagagaaaagagagaccCCGGGAAGGTAAGTGTAAAGCCAGATTCCAGCAGGTCACAAGCCGTATTAAAGCTAATCGTGTGGCGGCCCCAGGGGAGCGGCGCGGGGCTGCGGGGAAGGCACGGGCGGCTCAGCAGGCGGGGCGCAGCGGCACCTGGAGCAGGATGACCTGCCTGTTCTCCGAGGGGTGGCACTTGTTGATGTGCCGGGTGAGGCCGGGAGAGCTGTAGAAGGTGGCCGGGCAATACTTGCAGGGGAAGACCTGGGCGGCGTGCAGGAGGCGCAGGTGCCGCTCCTGGCTGCTTTTGCTGGGGAAGGTCTCCCCGCAGACGGGGCAGAGGCGGCACTCGGCGGCAGGCGGCTCCTCGGGGCTAGGCTCCGGGGCCGGTGCGAGTGCCGGAGCTTGCGTGGGTGCCGGTGCAGCGTGCCCCAGCAGGTGCTTGCGCAGGTAGGCTTGCCGGCGGAACCGCTTGGCGCAGCGGGGACAGTCGAAGAGCCCTTCCTCGGAGCCCGCCTCCGAGGCTCCGCTAGGGCTCGGTGTGTCCCGCTcgctgccgctgccgccgctcgCCTCCTTTTGCGTCTCCtccgccgggcccgggcccgcgGCCAGCGCCCGGCCCGCCTCGGGGCCGCTCTTGGTGGCGGGCGGACGCGGTTTGTGCCAGCGGCGATGGGAGGCGAGGTTGGCGGGGCAGGAGAAGACCTTGTCGCACTCGGGGCAGCGGTACTCCACCCGGACGATGCGGGAGCAGCGGTGCTGCGCCAGCGCGAAGGGGTCCCCGTACTCCTCCttgcagagctggcagatgaaCTCGCCTAGCGGACGGGTGCAGCCGCCCCGCGCCTTGGCCGGCGCGTCCACCGGGCCCTCCTTGATGCGCAGCCCCAGCACGGGCGAGGTGGTCACTTCGTCCTCGAAAGTCAGCTTGCGGATCGCCTTCGTCTTCTTGCCCGACGGGGCCTTCTGCCGTCCGGGTTCGGACGCGCCCGGCGGGCGCTTGGCGGGCAGCGGGCGGCCCgaggcgggcggcgcggccggagCAGGGGCTCCACCGGGGCCGGGATGGGCGGCAGGCGGCTCGGCGTGGCCGGCGGCGGCCCAGAGCTTGAGGTCAGCCGGGGCGAAGACGATCGGGTCCATGGT
This window harbors:
- the INSM1 gene encoding LOW QUALITY PROTEIN: insulinoma-associated protein 1 (The sequence of the model RefSeq protein was modified relative to this genomic sequence to represent the inferred CDS: inserted 1 base in 1 codon), whose translation is MAPARLKAAAAAPRPERGAXRRGRRRPGAGAKMPRGFLVKRSRRPTPLSYRTRCCREAAAGPPLPAGAAPPPACPAAPPPLPRDSPVPFGTPDAAVQALYSPTRPVSRDKYLERGFSLGSPVSAESFPAPAVPGTMDPIVFAPADLKLWAAAGHAEPPAAHPGPGGAPAPAAPPASGRPLPAKRPPGASEPGRQKAPSGKKTKAIRKLTFEDEVTTSPVLGLRIKEGPVDAPAKARGGCTRPLGEFICQLCKEEYGDPFALAQHRCSRIVRVEYRCPECDKVFSCPANLASHRRWHKPRPPATKSGPEAGRALAAGPGPAEETQKEASGGSGSERDTPSPSGASEAGSEEGLFDCPRCAKRFRRQAYLRKHLLGHAAPAPTQAPALAPAPEPSPEEPPAAECRLCPVCGETFPSKSSQERHLRLLHAAQVFPCKYCPATFYSSPGLTRHINKCHPSENRQVILLQVPLRPAC